CAATCTGATCAGGATCACCTGGCCCTGTCTGGGTATAGGGATGCCCTGGGGGAAAAAGGGACTGCCGCAATCCCTTTAGTGCCAAGGTAAAGGGCTGCTCTTGCTGCGACCGAATGGACTGCAGCGCCAACCGCTTTTCCAACTCCACTTCCGGCTCAGGGAAAGAGGGCGTTCGAAGTAACTCAGCCGCCAGGGTCAAGATATCCAAGAAGTCCTCAGAAACGGTTTTCAGACTCAGTAAAAAATAGTCGGGCGCCCGTTCTACCCCTAAACTGGCTCCCACCGATTCCACCTGCTCCGCAATTTCCGCAGAAGAGAACCGATACGTACCTTTGGTTAAGGTTGCCGCCACCAAGTAAGCTAATCCAGACTGGTTCACGGGTTCGCGGGTACTACCGGCCCCGACAAAGATGCGTGCCGCAACAATATCGGCAATGGGGTTTTCGGTCACTAAAACCACCAAGCCATTGTCTAACTGAAATTTCTGACAGAGCAGACCAGACGTAACAGGCACCGAGGTCAGGGGAGAGGGAAGAGGCAGCATTCAGAGGGATTCAAAGAGAGCAGGGTTGCAATGTCGTAATGGCGTAATTGTTTGGGGATAGGTATTGTTGAACCAGGTTTTGCAAGTGTTGAGGTTCAAGAGCCTGAATCAGCTGGGGATAAGCCAAGGCTTGTTCCAATTCGCCCAATATACTGTAATACCCGTATAATCCGGCCAACTGATTGACCATTTCCGTGCCAAATGTAAAGTCATTGACCACCAACTGTTGGCACCGATGCAGCTCTGTCTCAGAAATGCAGGATTCTCCTAGCTGATAGAGATACTCTCTAATTACCGTTTCCACCCCCTCTAGGTACTGGGGATCTAACCAAACGGAGATGGTGAAACAACCCCCTTCTCGCTGGAGGAAGAATTCACTGTGAATATCATAAGCCCAGCCCCTTTGTTCTAATAGATCGGCCACCAATTGGGAGGTTCGTCCGCCAGTCAATAGCACCGACAACAGATCCAACCCGTAACCCTGCGCAGACGCACTAACATCAGGTCCTAACCAAGCCATGGTCAACCGCGCTTGGTCAATCCCAGGGGTTTCCATCGCATGGCAACTGCGTTGGCTCAAAGGTATCAGGGGGCTGAGGGGTGGTGGTTTTCGACCCAAAAGAGCTTGAGGCCAATCACAATGCTTCTGGACCAAGTCAATGGCTTGTTCATGGGTCAGATCACCCACCAGAACGATCGTCATATTGTCCGGCTGATAGAGCCGATGGTGAAAATCTCGCGTATGGGCAGCAGACAGCAGGGGAGGGAGTTCGTCAAACCCCAGCACGGGACGACCATAGGGATGGTGAGAAAATAACAGTTGACGAGCCGATTGATAGACCACCCAGTCGGGATTATCATAAGCCTGATCAATTTCGGCACAGATAATGTCTTGTTCCTGTCTAAACTCTGCTTCAGGAATCGTTGCATGGATGAGGAGGTTCACAAATGGGGCAAAGCAGGCTTCGAGCTGATCGGCCAGGGTGACGATATAGAAATGAGCGTAGTCATACCCCGTCGCCGCATTAACGATGCCCCCTTGTCGCTCTAGTAACCGGTCTAGATACTGGGGAGCAACCGTTTCAGTCCCCTTAAAAATCATATGCTCTAACACATGCGCTAACCCGGGTACGGATTCAGGTTCTGAGGTTACCCCTGCCTTCACCCAAATATCAACGGCGACCACTGGGACTAAGGGAATGTATTGGTGTACAACGGTTAATCCATTCTCCAATCGGGTTTGATTGACGGGATACGCTTGAGCTGCCCCAATGGCCTGGGCAGAATCTTGGCTCTCAAAAGGATTGTGATGAAACCACATCAACCAGAGTTAGGGCATTGGGGACAAGGAAATAAACGTTTTTAAAGTTCCAACGAGTTTTTATCAGCAAGACTAAGCTCTGGAGAAGAGAACAATCTGCTCGTCGTTCCAGTACGATTTTGTGAGAGGTTACTATATACCCCCAGTCTACAAGACGTTAGGGAATCCTGTTCCTCAGCCCCTCTCTGTCTTTCCACCTTTCCGGCGCTTCCACCCATGTCGAATACTCAAACATTAACGATTCAGGTTCCCGCTACAACCGCCAATATTGGTCCAGGTTTCGACTGTTTAGGAGCAGCCCTCTCCCTCCATAATCGCTTTCAATTTACGCTCCTTTCCGATCCCTCTGAGTCGCCCCGGATCCAAGCCACGGGACACGGGGTAGATCAATTGCCGACGGATGATCAAAATCTGGTTTATCGAGCGTTTGCTGCAACGTATCAACATCTAGGCCAAACGCCTCCCGCCATCCAAATCGATATCCATTTAGAGATTCCCCAGGCTAGAGGGTTAGGCAGTTCAGCCACGGCGATTATTGCCGGTCTAATCGGAGCAAATGAACTGGCGAACCAGCCTTTAGATCAATCGGAATTATTACAGTTGGCCATTAATCTGGAGGGTCATCCAGATAATGTCGTACCCGCTATGTTGGGAGGCTGCTGTCTGGCTGCCGAGACCAACGACCGATGGCAAATCTGTTCGATCGATTGGTCCCCTGAGGTGGTTCCCATTGTTGCGATTCCCGATTTTGAGCTAAAGACGGATCTCGCTCGCAATGCCTTACCCGACACTTGTGGTTATGGCGATGCGATTTTCAATATGGCCCATCTTGGCTTTTTGCTAAAAGGGCTAGAACAGGCGGATCCAACCCTGCTCAAAACTGCGCTAGAAGACAAGTTGCACCAGCCCTATCGACTCAAGTTAATTCCTGGGTATAGGGATGCCTACCAAGCGGCTCAAGATGCTGGGGCCTATGGTTTGGTGATCAGTGGTGCAGGACCGACATTGCTGGCCCTAGGGAGTCGTGAATCAGCAGATGCGATCGCATCTACCATTCGCAATCAATGGCAAACAGCCAATCGGTCAGTAAAGACTCAGGTACTCAAGATAGATAGACAAGGGGCTATCGCTCAGTTCACCTAAATCATTGCCCTCAGCCTCTACCCTCTACTGACGCCACTAGATACTGCTTAGTTCTTAATGCCGTTGGCAACAACACCTAGGATAGGAATCTGAGCAATTTCCAGCATACGAAGGCTTTCCTTCAAGAGGCTTCTGGGAACGCTGCCTAGATGGGCAACCACCATTAAGCCATCTGTTTGAGGTGCAATAATGGTTGGATCTGCCAGGTTGAGGGGTGGGCAGTCATAGATAACTAAATCAAACTGTTCGGCAAACACACCCATCAGCTTCTGCATCTTTTGAGACGCCAAGATGCGGGTTGGATCCGATGGCAACATCCCTGCTGTCAATATAAAGAGGTTCTCGGTCCCAGGCAGCGGATGAATGGTGGACTGAAGATTACCTTCCGTCGCCATCAGGTCACTCAATCCAGGGCTGTTGGGTAAGTTGAGAACGCGACTAAGGCTGGGAGCCCGCAAATCAGCATCGACCAACAAGACTCGTCTTCCCATGGCCGCTGCGGCCTGAGCTAGGTGCATCGAGGTGGTGGATTTCCCTTCCTGAGGTGAGCAGGATGAAATAACCAGGGAAGAAATAGGTAAGTCAGGATTGAGGAGATGTAGTTGAGAGTAAAGGGATCGGAAGGCCTCTAAGAACGGTGAATAGGAGTACTCCGAAGCTTTCTTGTTATTGGCAAAATTACTCAAGTTAGCCAAAGAGAATTGCTCATTATTGAGCAGTGAAGGCTGTTCTTTTTGCTCAAGTAGCGCCAATCCAACTTCACTCTTTAGGAAGTCACTCTCTGAAGATAAGAAGGGCGTTTCTTCCAGCTGCTTTTGCTGTGGAATGATACCTAGGATTGGACGCTTTAATTCAGCCCGGAGATCCTGTAGGGAGTGAATGGCATCATTGGTTCGATCCAAGAGAATCGCAATACCTACACCAAGTAAAAGACCCAGCATTGTGCCTAGAGCTAAATCACGAGGTAGATTCGCGTTGCTCATGGTTGCAACAGAAGGTTCACCTAGCAACTCCCAAGGCACTTCATTCCGAGCCGCATTGATTAAGAGTTCCTCTCGTTTCTCCAGGAATTTGCGATAAGTATCATTGGCAATCTGAAGTTTCCGCTGTAGATTTTCATACTGGCGGGTGATGGCAGGCAACTGCCCCATCTTCTGTTGTAGAGAGGATTGGGCTCTCAAAATTCCCTGTCGTTTTGCTTCCAGAACTTGAAGCTGTACCGCAGCATCTACAAATTGTTGACTCATCCCCTTCCGCAGGGAGTTTTGATAAGGCAGCGCTGCTGTGTCGGGAATCGTACTAGATAGATTCCGGCCAAGGCTATTGCGGGCTGCCTGGTTGATGAGAGGCAACAGCTTACTACGCTGTTCCCGTAAGTCAACCACTTCCGGGTGATTACTGGTGAGTTCTGCCGACCGAATGGCGAGTTGAGACTCAATTTCCTGCAATTGCGTCCGCAATTTCTGATAGCTGGGAGACTCTGTCAGCACCGTGGCCGCTTCTGCACCGGATGGAGTCAACTTTAGTTGCTGTTGTAGGGTCGTATATAACTGCCGAGTCTCCATAAGCTGAATTTGATTTTCAGCTAGCTGGCCTTGAATTGCACCGGCCTGAGAGGAAACCTGACCACCAAACGTTGCCGGGTCTAGGAGCTGATACTGTTCACGGAACCGTTGCAGTAGCTGTTCAAATTGACGAACTTGACCTTCAGCTTTGGGGAGTTGCTGATCAACAAACTGAATCGCCCTTCTTAAGTTCGTTTGTCGCTCATTGACACTGTAATCGGTGTATTGCTGAGCTACTTCAGCGGCAATCACTTTCGCAGAGTCAGGATCGGCAGCATCAAGGGTCACTGACAATATCTTGGTGGGCGCTTTGTTTTCGGCAACCCGCTCAATCGTTAGGCTCTTAGCCAACTTTTTGTAGGACAAATTAGGATATTGGGGACTCAATTTATCCGCAATGGGTTGAAGAATTTGAGGACTCAGAAGAATTTGGATCTGCGTTGGATAATCAAGAACTGTCTGGGAAGCCTGAGCGTTTCCTAAGTCTTGCGCATTAACTGGGGTATTGTTACCACTAATCGCGGAAACAACTTCACTTTCAGCAGTAACAGGCTCAATCAAGAGTCGAAATTGACCTTGATAGGATGATGGCCGGGTACGGCTCCAGTAAAGGGTTGAAACCGCAACAGCAGCCGTCACTAAAACGACCACCGGGAAGCGCCGACGAATAGCTCCAAACAGCTGGCCAAGATTTAAGCCTCCTTCTTCTTCTACACCGGCTTGAAAAGACTGAGGAAGGAGAGTGAGCGATGGAGTTGGAGTTTCTTTGACGGTCTCCAATCGCTGTAATCTCGTCATTTTTGAGTTAGGGCTAGGTTTCATCGCCTTTTAGGGGGGGTAAGTAAAGAACTTAAACTAATGCCAAACTTTCACATAGCCTGAGTTTCAAGTCAGACTGCAGATACCAAGGAATGAGGGATTAGTAAAATTTCACATATCTCTAGAATAACTTGTTTGTGAAGGGTTGCAATT
The genomic region above belongs to Acaryochloris sp. CCMEE 5410 and contains:
- a CDS encoding pitrilysin family protein, whose product is MWFHHNPFESQDSAQAIGAAQAYPVNQTRLENGLTVVHQYIPLVPVVAVDIWVKAGVTSEPESVPGLAHVLEHMIFKGTETVAPQYLDRLLERQGGIVNAATGYDYAHFYIVTLADQLEACFAPFVNLLIHATIPEAEFRQEQDIICAEIDQAYDNPDWVVYQSARQLLFSHHPYGRPVLGFDELPPLLSAAHTRDFHHRLYQPDNMTIVLVGDLTHEQAIDLVQKHCDWPQALLGRKPPPLSPLIPLSQRSCHAMETPGIDQARLTMAWLGPDVSASAQGYGLDLLSVLLTGGRTSQLVADLLEQRGWAYDIHSEFFLQREGGCFTISVWLDPQYLEGVETVIREYLYQLGESCISETELHRCQQLVVNDFTFGTEMVNQLAGLYGYYSILGELEQALAYPQLIQALEPQHLQNLVQQYLSPNNYAITTLQPCSL
- the thrB gene encoding homoserine kinase codes for the protein MSNTQTLTIQVPATTANIGPGFDCLGAALSLHNRFQFTLLSDPSESPRIQATGHGVDQLPTDDQNLVYRAFAATYQHLGQTPPAIQIDIHLEIPQARGLGSSATAIIAGLIGANELANQPLDQSELLQLAINLEGHPDNVVPAMLGGCCLAAETNDRWQICSIDWSPEVVPIVAIPDFELKTDLARNALPDTCGYGDAIFNMAHLGFLLKGLEQADPTLLKTALEDKLHQPYRLKLIPGYRDAYQAAQDAGAYGLVISGAGPTLLALGSRESADAIASTIRNQWQTANRSVKTQVLKIDRQGAIAQFT
- a CDS encoding tyrosine-protein kinase domain-containing protein; the protein is MKPSPNSKMTRLQRLETVKETPTPSLTLLPQSFQAGVEEEGGLNLGQLFGAIRRRFPVVVLVTAAVAVSTLYWSRTRPSSYQGQFRLLIEPVTAESEVVSAISGNNTPVNAQDLGNAQASQTVLDYPTQIQILLSPQILQPIADKLSPQYPNLSYKKLAKSLTIERVAENKAPTKILSVTLDAADPDSAKVIAAEVAQQYTDYSVNERQTNLRRAIQFVDQQLPKAEGQVRQFEQLLQRFREQYQLLDPATFGGQVSSQAGAIQGQLAENQIQLMETRQLYTTLQQQLKLTPSGAEAATVLTESPSYQKLRTQLQEIESQLAIRSAELTSNHPEVVDLREQRSKLLPLINQAARNSLGRNLSSTIPDTAALPYQNSLRKGMSQQFVDAAVQLQVLEAKRQGILRAQSSLQQKMGQLPAITRQYENLQRKLQIANDTYRKFLEKREELLINAARNEVPWELLGEPSVATMSNANLPRDLALGTMLGLLLGVGIAILLDRTNDAIHSLQDLRAELKRPILGIIPQQKQLEETPFLSSESDFLKSEVGLALLEQKEQPSLLNNEQFSLANLSNFANNKKASEYSYSPFLEAFRSLYSQLHLLNPDLPISSLVISSCSPQEGKSTTSMHLAQAAAAMGRRVLLVDADLRAPSLSRVLNLPNSPGLSDLMATEGNLQSTIHPLPGTENLFILTAGMLPSDPTRILASQKMQKLMGVFAEQFDLVIYDCPPLNLADPTIIAPQTDGLMVVAHLGSVPRSLLKESLRMLEIAQIPILGVVANGIKN